A window of Micrococcus endophyticus contains these coding sequences:
- a CDS encoding HAD family hydrolase: protein MSGAPVTGQATTTAAGGSPSSPAPAPPEWDAVLFDLDDTLLDLRAAQHAAFDATVRRQWAGAADVAPARMAEATEAFASDAAGHYERYVAGELTFEQQRLARAADALRALGAPEESATPLGALWTADYEEVVRGHWALFPATAEVLAQVRSSGRGVGIVTNNVEAYQRAKADALGLEWVDVLIGSDTAGAPKPDPAPFLAGCARLGAEPGRTLMVGDSLTHDVAGARAAGLVPVWMSPAAPARGAAEDPVWDPERGCWRLRAIGGLRAWLRR from the coding sequence GTGAGCGGGGCCCCCGTGACCGGGCAGGCCACGACGACGGCGGCCGGCGGGTCGCCGTCGTCGCCCGCCCCGGCGCCCCCGGAGTGGGACGCGGTGCTGTTCGACCTGGACGACACCCTCCTGGACCTGCGCGCCGCCCAGCACGCCGCGTTCGACGCGACCGTGCGCCGGCAGTGGGCCGGGGCGGCCGACGTGGCCCCGGCGCGGATGGCCGAGGCCACGGAGGCCTTCGCCTCCGACGCCGCCGGGCACTACGAGCGCTACGTGGCCGGCGAGCTGACCTTCGAGCAGCAGCGCCTGGCCCGCGCCGCGGATGCCCTGCGCGCCCTCGGCGCCCCCGAGGAGTCGGCCACCCCGCTCGGGGCCCTGTGGACCGCGGACTACGAGGAGGTGGTCCGCGGGCACTGGGCCCTGTTCCCGGCCACTGCCGAGGTCCTGGCCCAGGTGCGCTCGTCCGGCCGGGGCGTGGGGATCGTGACCAACAACGTGGAGGCCTACCAGCGCGCCAAGGCGGACGCGCTGGGGCTGGAGTGGGTGGACGTGCTGATCGGCTCGGACACGGCGGGGGCGCCCAAGCCGGATCCGGCGCCGTTCCTCGCCGGCTGCGCCCGCCTGGGCGCGGAGCCGGGCCGGACCCTCATGGTGGGGGACAGCCTGACCCACGACGTCGCCGGCGCCCGCGCCGCGGGGCTCGTGCCCGTGTGGATGAGCCCGGCCGCGCCCGCCCGCGGGGCGGCCGAGGACCCGGTGTGGGACCCCGAGCGCGGGTGCTGGCGGCTGCGCGCGATCGGCGGCCTGCGGGCCTGGCTGCGGCGCTGA
- the gltX gene encoding glutamate--tRNA ligase encodes MTDATAPVSENAPAPFADVPQVDAETPVRVRFCPSPTGTPHVGLIRTALFNWGWARHTGGTLVFRIEDTDAKRDSEESYQQLLEAMRWLGIDWDEGVEVGGPHEPYRQSQRGEIYAEVIEKLKAGGHIYPSYSSPEETEARHRAAGRDPKLGYDGFDRDLTDEQIAAFEAEGRAPVWRLRMPDTDITFTDLVRGEITFKAGTVPDFVVVRADGSPLYTLVNPVDDALMGITHVLRGEDLLSSTPRQIALYRALHAVGVAAYMPVFGHLPYVMGEGNKKLSKRDPQANLFLHREHGFIREGLLNYLALLGWSLSADEDIFTPEQFVEHFDVHKVLANPARFDEKKAIAINGSHVRMLDADDFRERLVPYLHAAGLVDAEPTEREREILAAAAPLVQERVQLLGEAVEMLAFLFTADADVATAEGALKGMPADLGAAVAAARDALAALPEDGFTTERIEEALRAALIDGLGLKPRQAFGPVRVAVTGRKVSPPLFESLEILGRDSALARLDRFAAEQGLDQVLPTDA; translated from the coding sequence ATGACTGACGCCACCGCTCCCGTGTCCGAGAACGCCCCCGCCCCCTTCGCCGACGTCCCCCAGGTGGACGCCGAGACCCCCGTGCGGGTGCGCTTCTGCCCCTCGCCCACCGGCACCCCGCACGTCGGCCTGATCCGCACCGCCCTGTTCAACTGGGGCTGGGCGCGGCACACCGGCGGGACGCTGGTCTTCCGCATCGAGGACACGGACGCCAAGCGGGACTCCGAGGAGTCCTACCAGCAGCTGCTCGAGGCCATGCGCTGGCTCGGCATCGACTGGGACGAGGGCGTCGAGGTCGGCGGCCCGCACGAGCCCTACCGCCAGTCCCAGCGCGGGGAGATCTACGCGGAGGTCATCGAGAAGCTCAAGGCCGGCGGGCACATCTACCCGTCCTACTCCTCGCCCGAGGAGACCGAGGCGCGCCACCGGGCCGCCGGGCGCGACCCCAAGCTGGGCTACGACGGCTTCGACCGCGACCTCACGGACGAGCAGATCGCCGCGTTCGAGGCCGAGGGCCGCGCGCCCGTGTGGCGCCTGCGCATGCCGGACACGGACATCACCTTCACGGACCTCGTGCGCGGGGAGATCACGTTCAAGGCCGGCACCGTGCCGGACTTCGTGGTGGTGCGCGCGGACGGCTCGCCGCTCTACACGCTGGTCAACCCCGTAGACGACGCCCTCATGGGCATCACCCACGTGCTGCGCGGCGAGGACCTGCTCTCCTCCACCCCCCGCCAGATCGCCCTGTACCGCGCCCTCCACGCGGTCGGCGTGGCCGCGTACATGCCGGTGTTCGGCCACCTGCCCTACGTGATGGGCGAGGGGAACAAGAAGCTGTCCAAGCGCGACCCGCAGGCCAACCTGTTCCTGCACCGCGAGCACGGCTTCATCCGCGAGGGCCTGCTGAACTACCTGGCCCTGCTGGGCTGGTCCCTGTCCGCGGACGAGGACATCTTCACCCCCGAGCAGTTCGTGGAGCACTTCGACGTCCACAAGGTGCTGGCCAACCCCGCCCGCTTCGACGAGAAGAAGGCGATCGCCATCAACGGCTCCCACGTGCGCATGCTGGACGCGGACGACTTCCGGGAGCGCCTCGTGCCCTACCTGCACGCCGCCGGCCTCGTGGACGCCGAGCCCACGGAGCGCGAGCGCGAGATCCTCGCGGCCGCCGCGCCGCTCGTCCAGGAGCGCGTGCAGCTGCTGGGGGAGGCCGTCGAGATGCTCGCCTTCCTCTTCACGGCGGACGCGGACGTGGCCACGGCCGAGGGCGCCCTCAAGGGCATGCCGGCGGACCTTGGCGCCGCCGTCGCCGCGGCCCGGGACGCGCTGGCGGCCCTGCCGGAGGACGGGTTCACCACCGAGCGCATCGAGGAGGCGCTGCGCGCCGCGCTCATCGACGGGCTGGGCCTCAAGCCCCGCCAGGCCTTCGGCCCGGTGCGCGTGGCCGTGACCGGCCGCAAGGTCTCCCCGCCGCTGTTCGAGTCCCTCGAGATCCTCGGGCGCGACTCCGCCCTGGCGCGCCTGGACCGGTTCGCCGCCGAGCAGGGCCTGGACCAGGTTCTGCCCACGGACGCGTGA
- a CDS encoding fumarylacetoacetate hydrolase family protein, whose protein sequence is MRIARFVDQAEPTYGVVEGPADADLSELTITALQGDPFFHGIQPTSTVHRLEDVRLVAPIIPRSKIVGVGRNWADHAKELGNETPASPQFFLKPNTSVVGPGEPVTLPSWSDEVSYEAELAVVIGTICKDVPVSRVDDVVFGYTVGNDLTARDAQRTDLQWARAKGFDGACPLGPWIETELDVEPAGGLRITSRLDGQTRQDGTTADMVFGVRELVAAASEAFTLLPGDVILTGTPAGVGTVAEGQRVEAEVEGIGVLATVFRR, encoded by the coding sequence ATGCGCATCGCACGTTTCGTGGACCAGGCCGAGCCGACCTACGGCGTCGTGGAGGGCCCGGCGGACGCCGACCTCTCCGAGCTGACGATCACCGCCCTCCAAGGCGACCCGTTCTTCCACGGCATCCAGCCCACCTCCACCGTCCACCGGCTCGAGGACGTCCGCCTCGTGGCGCCCATCATCCCGCGTTCGAAGATCGTGGGCGTGGGCCGCAACTGGGCCGACCACGCCAAGGAGCTCGGCAACGAGACCCCCGCGTCTCCGCAGTTCTTCCTCAAGCCCAACACCTCCGTGGTGGGGCCGGGCGAGCCGGTCACCCTGCCGTCCTGGTCGGACGAGGTCTCCTACGAGGCCGAGCTCGCCGTGGTGATCGGCACCATCTGCAAGGACGTGCCGGTGAGCCGCGTGGACGACGTCGTGTTCGGGTACACCGTGGGCAACGACCTCACCGCGCGGGACGCCCAGCGCACCGACCTGCAGTGGGCGCGCGCGAAGGGCTTCGACGGCGCCTGCCCGCTCGGCCCGTGGATCGAGACCGAGCTGGACGTGGAGCCGGCCGGCGGCCTGCGCATCACCTCCCGCCTGGACGGGCAGACCCGTCAGGACGGGACCACGGCGGACATGGTCTTCGGCGTGCGCGAGCTCGTGGCCGCCGCGTCCGAGGCGTTCACCCTCCTGCCCGGCGACGTGATCCTCACCGGCACCCCGGCCGGCGTCGGCACGGTGGCCGAGGGCCAGCGCGTGGAGGCCGAGGTGGAGGGCATCGGCGTGCTCGCCACGGTCTTCCGCCGCTGA
- a CDS encoding HIT family protein, translating into MASHCPFCAVVRGVGPAHLVAESPLALAFLDQSPAADGHTLVVPRRHVESFSEVTPEEGAEVFALAARVAAVLRRVVSPGVTLHLAEGWEAGQDVPHTHLHVIPRRIDDAVTIDLPALRTPLDLAGSAAALRAVLEGPATPGGPA; encoded by the coding sequence ATGGCCTCCCACTGCCCGTTCTGCGCCGTCGTCCGCGGCGTCGGCCCCGCCCACCTCGTCGCCGAGAGCCCGCTCGCGCTCGCGTTCCTGGACCAGAGCCCGGCCGCCGACGGCCACACGCTCGTGGTGCCGCGTCGGCACGTGGAGTCCTTCTCGGAGGTGACGCCCGAGGAGGGGGCGGAGGTCTTCGCCCTCGCCGCCCGGGTGGCGGCGGTGCTGCGCCGCGTGGTCTCCCCCGGCGTGACCCTGCACCTCGCGGAGGGCTGGGAGGCCGGCCAGGACGTGCCGCACACCCACCTGCACGTGATCCCGCGGCGCATAGACGACGCCGTGACGATCGACCTCCCCGCCCTGCGGACCCCACTGGACCTGGCGGGCTCGGCGGCCGCGCTGCGCGCCGTCCTCGAGGGGCCGGCGACTCCGGGCGGCCCCGCCTGA
- a CDS encoding YbdD/YjiX family protein, with product MAASGTCPTPAGGSAAEPAAARRAGDGTGPAAGSGLRAAWASARWWVRQLAGEGKYDAYLAHHRAQHPGVEPMSEREFWRDEYAKQEANPGSRCC from the coding sequence GTGGCCGCCTCCGGCACCTGCCCGACGCCGGCCGGCGGCTCCGCTGCGGAGCCGGCGGCCGCGCGTCGGGCCGGGGACGGCACCGGTCCGGCGGCCGGGTCGGGCCTGCGTGCGGCGTGGGCGTCCGCGAGGTGGTGGGTGCGCCAGCTGGCGGGGGAGGGCAAGTACGACGCCTACCTCGCCCACCACCGGGCGCAGCACCCCGGCGTGGAGCCGATGAGCGAGCGGGAGTTCTGGCGGGACGAGTACGCCAAGCAGGAGGCGAACCCCGGCAGCCGCTGCTGCTGA
- a CDS encoding carbon starvation CstA family protein yields MSSHRSAAPAEGTAPRDPARDGGPDGLPPVEAAQRPRWTPLKIAVWVVVALVGGVAWTMLALHRGESINAIWFVFAAVATFAIGYRFYSKYVERMIVRPDDTRATPAEYRADGRDYVATDRRVLYGHHFAAIAGAGPLVGPVLAAQMGYLPGTIWIIVGVILAGAVQDYLVLFFSMRRGGRSLGQMARDELGRIGGTAAIVATLLIMVIITAILALVVVNALGESPWGVFSVALTIPIAIFMGLYLRYLRPGRITEVSIIGFVLLMAAIIGGGWVAETDWGVALFTLDRVTIAWGIIIYGFVAAVLPVWLLLAPRDYLSTFMKIGVIAGLAVAIVIVQPQITAPAISEFASGQTGPVWPGSLFPFLFVTIACGALSGFHALIASGTTPKMVEKERQTRFIGYGGMLMEAFVAVMALVAAVSIDRGIYFAMNAPAALTGGTPETAAAWVMSLGLAGVDVTPEQLTALANLVGEDTVVSRTGGAPTLAVGLSIIMGQLIGGEALMGFWYHFAIMFEALFILTAVDAGTRVARFMLQDSLGNVVPRFKDTGWRVGAWVCTGIMVAAWGAVLIMGVTDPLGGINTLFPLFGIANQLLAAIALAVVLAIVAGRRHFRGLWIVALPLGFITVVTTVASFQKIFSSVPAVGYWAQHNAFKDALASGATSFGAAKSVPAMEAVVRNTFIQGTLSIVFLVLALVVITTSVLATIRAFRSTEVVDHADPYVPSRRFAPAGLIATAEEKELQRQWDALPAEQRPERGH; encoded by the coding sequence GTGAGCTCGCATCGCTCCGCCGCGCCCGCCGAGGGCACGGCACCCCGGGACCCCGCCCGGGACGGCGGCCCGGACGGGCTGCCGCCCGTCGAGGCCGCGCAGCGCCCCCGCTGGACGCCCCTGAAGATCGCCGTCTGGGTGGTCGTCGCCCTCGTCGGCGGCGTCGCCTGGACCATGCTCGCCCTGCATCGCGGCGAGTCCATCAACGCGATCTGGTTCGTGTTCGCCGCCGTCGCCACCTTCGCGATCGGCTACCGCTTCTACTCGAAGTACGTGGAGCGCATGATCGTCCGCCCGGACGACACCCGCGCCACCCCCGCCGAGTACCGGGCGGACGGCCGCGACTACGTGGCCACCGACCGCCGCGTCCTCTACGGCCACCACTTCGCCGCCATCGCCGGCGCCGGCCCGCTCGTGGGCCCCGTGCTCGCCGCGCAGATGGGCTACCTGCCCGGCACCATCTGGATCATCGTCGGCGTGATCCTCGCCGGCGCCGTCCAGGACTACCTGGTCCTGTTCTTCTCCATGCGCCGCGGCGGCCGCTCGCTCGGCCAGATGGCCCGCGACGAGCTCGGCCGCATCGGCGGCACCGCCGCGATCGTGGCCACCCTGCTGATCATGGTGATCATCACCGCGATCCTCGCGCTCGTGGTGGTCAACGCCCTGGGCGAGTCCCCGTGGGGCGTGTTCTCCGTGGCCCTGACCATCCCGATCGCGATCTTCATGGGCCTGTACCTGCGCTACCTGCGCCCGGGCCGGATCACCGAGGTCTCGATCATCGGCTTCGTGCTGCTCATGGCCGCCATCATCGGCGGCGGCTGGGTCGCCGAGACCGACTGGGGCGTGGCCCTGTTCACCCTGGACCGCGTGACCATCGCGTGGGGCATCATCATCTACGGCTTCGTGGCCGCCGTGCTGCCCGTGTGGCTGCTGCTCGCGCCCCGCGACTACCTCTCCACCTTCATGAAGATCGGCGTGATCGCCGGCCTCGCCGTGGCCATCGTGATCGTGCAGCCGCAGATCACCGCCCCGGCGATCTCCGAGTTCGCCTCGGGCCAGACCGGTCCGGTGTGGCCGGGCTCCCTGTTCCCGTTCCTGTTCGTGACCATCGCGTGCGGCGCCCTGTCCGGCTTCCACGCGCTGATCGCCTCGGGCACCACCCCGAAGATGGTGGAGAAGGAGCGCCAGACCCGCTTCATCGGCTACGGCGGCATGCTCATGGAGGCCTTCGTTGCGGTCATGGCGCTCGTGGCGGCCGTGTCCATCGACCGCGGCATCTACTTCGCCATGAACGCCCCCGCCGCGCTCACCGGCGGCACCCCCGAGACGGCGGCCGCCTGGGTGATGAGCCTGGGCCTGGCCGGCGTGGACGTCACGCCCGAGCAGCTCACCGCGCTGGCGAACCTCGTGGGCGAGGACACGGTCGTCTCCCGCACGGGTGGCGCCCCGACGCTCGCCGTCGGGCTCTCGATCATCATGGGTCAGCTGATCGGCGGCGAGGCCCTCATGGGCTTCTGGTACCACTTCGCCATCATGTTCGAGGCGCTGTTCATCCTCACCGCCGTGGACGCCGGCACCCGCGTGGCCCGCTTCATGCTCCAGGACTCCCTGGGCAACGTGGTCCCGCGCTTCAAGGACACCGGCTGGCGCGTGGGCGCCTGGGTGTGCACCGGCATCATGGTGGCCGCGTGGGGCGCCGTGCTGATCATGGGCGTGACCGACCCGCTGGGCGGCATCAACACGCTGTTCCCGCTGTTCGGCATCGCCAACCAGCTGCTGGCGGCCATCGCGCTCGCGGTGGTCCTGGCGATCGTGGCCGGCCGCCGGCACTTCCGGGGCCTGTGGATCGTGGCGCTGCCGCTGGGGTTCATCACCGTGGTGACCACGGTGGCGAGCTTCCAGAAGATCTTCTCGTCGGTCCCGGCGGTGGGCTACTGGGCGCAGCACAACGCGTTCAAGGACGCGCTGGCCTCGGGCGCCACGAGCTTCGGCGCCGCGAAGTCCGTGCCGGCGATGGAGGCCGTGGTCCGCAACACCTTCATCCAGGGCACGCTGTCCATCGTGTTCCTCGTGCTGGCGCTCGTGGTCATCACGACGTCGGTGCTCGCCACGATCCGCGCCTTCCGCTCCACTGAGGTCGTCGACCACGCGGATCCGTACGTGCCCTCGCGGCGCTTCGCCCCGGCCGGGCTGATCGCCACGGCCGAGGAGAAGGAGCTGCAGCGGCAGTGGGACGCGCTGCCGGCGGAGCAGCGCCCGGAGCGGGGCCACTGA
- a CDS encoding branched-chain amino acid aminotransferase, giving the protein MSETVFTRQPHLSPLSEEERVEILQDPGFGKVFTDHMVSIDWTWSEDGGAWHDARVEPYGPLSLDPSASVLHYGQEIFEGLKAYRHEDGSVWTFRPEANAARLNRSARRLALPELPEEMFLGSLKAQLEADRDWVPTGAGQSLYLRPFMFATEAFLGVRPAKEVRYMVIASPAGNYFGGELKPVTIWVSREYARAGRGGMGAAKTGGNYAASLLPQLEAASKGADQVVFLDQYHDDSVEELGGMNVFFVFDDGRLVTPELTGTILEGVTRSSVLQLGRDMGLTVEERRITLAEWAEGVRSGAIREVFACGTAAVVTPIGRLLDGDDVIESAGGTEVTLKIRAELEGIQTGRVEDRHGWLHRLV; this is encoded by the coding sequence GTGTCCGAGACCGTGTTCACGCGTCAGCCGCACCTGTCCCCGCTGTCGGAGGAGGAGCGCGTCGAGATCCTGCAGGATCCCGGCTTCGGCAAGGTCTTCACGGACCACATGGTCTCCATCGACTGGACCTGGAGCGAGGACGGCGGCGCCTGGCACGACGCCCGCGTGGAGCCCTACGGCCCGCTCTCCCTGGACCCCTCCGCCTCCGTGCTGCACTACGGCCAGGAGATCTTCGAGGGCCTCAAGGCCTACCGCCACGAGGACGGGTCCGTGTGGACGTTCCGCCCCGAGGCCAACGCCGCGCGCCTGAACCGCTCCGCCCGCCGCCTCGCGCTGCCCGAGCTGCCCGAGGAGATGTTCCTCGGCTCCCTCAAGGCCCAGCTCGAGGCCGACCGCGACTGGGTCCCCACCGGCGCGGGGCAGTCCCTGTACCTGCGCCCGTTCATGTTCGCCACCGAGGCGTTCCTGGGCGTGCGCCCGGCCAAGGAGGTGCGGTACATGGTGATCGCCTCCCCGGCCGGCAACTACTTCGGCGGCGAGCTCAAGCCGGTGACCATCTGGGTCTCCCGCGAGTACGCCCGCGCGGGCCGCGGCGGCATGGGCGCCGCGAAGACCGGCGGCAACTACGCCGCCTCGCTGCTGCCGCAGCTCGAGGCCGCCTCCAAGGGCGCCGACCAGGTCGTGTTCCTGGACCAGTACCACGACGACTCCGTCGAGGAGCTCGGCGGCATGAACGTCTTCTTCGTGTTCGACGACGGCCGCCTCGTCACCCCGGAGCTCACCGGCACGATCCTCGAGGGCGTCACCCGCTCCTCGGTCCTGCAGCTGGGCCGGGACATGGGCCTGACCGTGGAGGAGCGCCGCATCACCCTGGCCGAGTGGGCCGAGGGCGTGCGCTCCGGCGCCATCCGCGAGGTGTTCGCGTGCGGCACCGCCGCCGTCGTCACCCCGATCGGTCGCCTGCTCGACGGCGACGACGTCATCGAGTCCGCCGGCGGCACCGAGGTGACCCTGAAGATCCGCGCCGAGCTCGAGGGCATCCAGACCGGGCGCGTCGAGGACCGCCACGGCTGGCTGCACCGTCTGGTCTGA
- a CDS encoding 3-isopropylmalate dehydrogenase has protein sequence MTESTRPSADPLDIAVIGGDGIGPEVTEQAAAVLQAALRAEGCPEARLTPYPLGAEHWLRTGEALPDETLEALRGHDAILFGAVGAAPGDERIPSGLIERGMLLRLRFELDHGVNLRPAALLPGAVSPLAEPGTIDFTVVREGTEGPYVGNGGAIRTGTPHEIATEVSVNTAHGVRRVVEDAFARAAAGERKRLTLVHKHNVLVHAGHLWRRTVEAVAADFPEVSWDYMHVDAATIFLTTDPARFDVIVTDNLFGDILTDLAAAVTGGIGLAASGNINVEGTAPSMFEPVHGSAPDIAGQGVADPVAAILSAALLLEHVGETGAAQRVRTAVWAHLKDRVDGARGSTAEVGADVAARV, from the coding sequence ATGACCGAGAGCACGCGCCCCTCCGCAGACCCCCTGGACATCGCCGTCATCGGCGGCGACGGCATCGGCCCCGAGGTGACGGAGCAGGCCGCCGCCGTCCTCCAGGCCGCGCTGCGCGCCGAGGGCTGCCCCGAGGCGCGCCTCACCCCCTACCCGCTCGGCGCCGAGCACTGGCTCCGGACGGGGGAGGCGCTCCCGGACGAGACGCTCGAGGCCCTGCGCGGCCACGACGCCATCCTGTTCGGCGCCGTGGGCGCCGCCCCCGGCGACGAGCGCATCCCCTCCGGCCTGATCGAGCGCGGCATGCTCCTGCGCCTGCGCTTCGAGCTGGACCACGGCGTGAACCTGCGCCCGGCCGCCCTGCTGCCCGGCGCGGTCAGCCCCCTGGCCGAGCCGGGGACGATCGACTTCACCGTCGTCCGCGAGGGCACCGAGGGCCCCTACGTGGGCAACGGCGGCGCCATCCGCACCGGCACCCCCCACGAGATCGCCACCGAGGTCTCGGTGAACACCGCCCACGGCGTGCGCCGCGTCGTCGAGGACGCGTTCGCCCGCGCCGCCGCGGGGGAGCGCAAGCGGCTCACCCTCGTGCACAAGCACAACGTGCTGGTCCACGCCGGGCACCTGTGGCGGCGCACCGTGGAGGCCGTCGCCGCGGACTTCCCCGAGGTGAGCTGGGACTACATGCACGTGGACGCCGCCACGATCTTCCTCACCACGGACCCCGCGCGCTTCGACGTGATCGTCACGGACAACCTCTTCGGGGACATCCTCACCGACCTCGCCGCCGCCGTGACCGGCGGCATCGGCCTGGCCGCCTCCGGCAACATCAACGTGGAGGGCACCGCCCCGTCCATGTTCGAGCCCGTGCACGGCTCCGCGCCGGACATCGCCGGTCAGGGCGTCGCGGACCCGGTGGCCGCCATCCTCTCCGCCGCCCTGCTCCTGGAGCACGTGGGGGAGACCGGCGCGGCCCAGCGCGTGCGCACCGCCGTCTGGGCCCACCTGAAGGACCGGGTCGACGGCGCCCGCGGGTCCACCGCCGAGGTGGGCGCCGACGTCGCCGCGCGCGTCTGA
- the metG gene encoding methionine--tRNA ligase: MTDARAPYYLTTAISYPNGEPHIGHAYEYIATDAMARFQRLDGRDVRFLTGTDEHGQKMEQTAQREGVTALELATRNAAVFKEMDDEVLDISYDRFIRTTDADHAEAVQEIWRRMEANGDVYLGSYAGWYSVRDERYFGEDETAVGEDGVRRAVETGTEVTWTEEESYFFRLSKYQEPLLEHYRRNPEFAAPRYRFNEVIRFVEEGLEDLSISRTSFDWGVPLPAPVDPDAEDADRRAGHVTYVWVDALTNYLTGAGWPGRDPEAFGRYWPADLHVIGKDISRFHCIFWPAFLMSAGIELPQRVMIHGFLNNNGAKMSKSLGNVVHPRDWVARYGLDAIRFFLLREFPFGADGSYSHEAVVSRKNADLANNLGNLAQRSLSMVAKNCEAAVPQPGPLTAEDEAVLAQVDALLERSRTTYAVQDFHDALEETWRVLGEVNAYFADQAPWVLRKTDEPRMRTVLYVTLQAVRRVALLIQPVMPASASRLLDLLGVPAEGDAGRTGASGQGPRSFAAFHEDLVPGTALPKPEGVFPRHEEPAEA; this comes from the coding sequence GTGACTGACGCCCGCGCCCCGTACTACCTGACCACGGCCATCTCCTACCCGAACGGCGAGCCCCACATCGGCCACGCCTACGAGTACATCGCCACGGACGCGATGGCCCGCTTCCAGCGGCTGGACGGCCGCGACGTGCGGTTCCTCACCGGCACCGACGAGCACGGGCAGAAGATGGAGCAGACAGCGCAGCGGGAGGGCGTGACCGCCCTCGAGCTGGCCACGCGCAACGCCGCCGTGTTCAAGGAGATGGACGACGAGGTGCTCGACATCTCCTACGACCGCTTCATCCGCACCACGGACGCGGACCACGCCGAGGCGGTGCAGGAGATCTGGCGCCGCATGGAGGCCAACGGGGACGTCTACCTCGGCTCCTACGCCGGCTGGTACTCCGTGCGCGACGAGCGCTACTTCGGCGAGGACGAGACCGCCGTGGGCGAGGACGGCGTGCGCCGAGCCGTGGAGACGGGCACCGAGGTCACGTGGACCGAGGAGGAGTCCTACTTCTTCCGCCTCTCCAAGTACCAGGAGCCGCTGCTCGAGCACTACCGGCGCAACCCGGAGTTCGCCGCGCCGCGCTACCGCTTCAACGAGGTCATCCGCTTCGTGGAGGAAGGCCTGGAGGACCTGTCCATCTCCCGGACCTCCTTCGACTGGGGCGTGCCCCTGCCGGCGCCCGTGGACCCGGACGCCGAGGACGCCGACCGCCGCGCGGGCCACGTCACGTACGTGTGGGTGGACGCGCTGACCAACTACCTCACCGGCGCCGGCTGGCCTGGCCGCGACCCGGAGGCCTTCGGACGCTACTGGCCGGCCGACCTGCACGTGATCGGCAAGGACATCTCCCGCTTCCACTGCATCTTCTGGCCCGCGTTCCTGATGTCCGCGGGGATCGAGCTGCCCCAGCGCGTGATGATCCACGGGTTCCTGAACAACAACGGCGCCAAGATGTCCAAGTCCCTGGGCAACGTGGTGCACCCGCGCGACTGGGTGGCCCGCTACGGGCTGGACGCCATCCGCTTCTTCCTGCTGCGCGAGTTCCCGTTCGGCGCGGACGGCTCCTACAGCCACGAGGCCGTGGTGAGCCGCAAGAACGCGGACCTGGCCAACAACCTGGGCAACCTCGCCCAGCGCTCCCTGTCCATGGTCGCCAAGAACTGCGAGGCCGCCGTCCCGCAGCCGGGGCCGCTGACCGCCGAGGACGAGGCCGTCCTGGCCCAGGTGGACGCCCTGCTCGAGCGCTCGCGCACCACGTACGCCGTGCAGGACTTCCACGACGCCCTCGAGGAGACCTGGCGCGTGCTCGGCGAGGTCAACGCGTACTTCGCGGACCAGGCCCCGTGGGTGCTGCGCAAGACGGACGAGCCGCGCATGCGCACTGTCCTGTACGTGACGCTCCAGGCCGTGCGCCGGGTGGCCCTGCTGATCCAGCCGGTGATGCCGGCGTCGGCCTCGCGCCTGCTGGACCTGCTCGGCGTCCCCGCCGAGGGCGACGCCGGCCGCACCGGCGCCTCCGGCCAGGGCCCGCGCTCCTTCGCGGCCTTCCACGAGGACCTGGTGCCCGGCACCGCCCTGCCGAAGCCCGAGGGCGTCTTCCCGCGCCACGAGGAGCCGGCCGAGGCCTGA